A genomic window from Triticum urartu cultivar G1812 chromosome 7, Tu2.1, whole genome shotgun sequence includes:
- the LOC125523713 gene encoding histone H2A-like — translation MDASATGAGAKAKKGAAGRKAGGPRKKSVTRSVKAGLQFPVGRIGRYLKNGRYAKRVGTGAPVYLAAVLEYLAAELLELAGNAAKDNKKYRIVPRHLLLAVRNDQELGRLLAGVTIAHGGVLPNINPVLLPKKTAEKEPKSPKKAAKSPKKADKKA, via the coding sequence ATGGACGCCTCAGCCACCGGAGCCGGAGCGAAGGCGAAGAAGGGCGCGGCCGGGCGCAAGGCCGGCGGGCCCAGGAAGAAGTCGGTGACGCGGTCGGTCAAGGCCGGGCTCCAGTTCCCCGTCGGCCGCATCGGCCGCTACCTCAAGAACGGCCGGTACGCGAAGCGCGTCGGCACGGGCGCCCCCGTCTACCTCGCCGCCGTCCTCGAGTACCTCGCCGCGGAGCTGCTGGAGCTCGCCGGGAACGCCGCCAAGGACAACAAGAAGTATCGCATCGTGCCCAGGCACCTGCTGCTGGCCGTCCGGAACGACCAGGAGCTCGGGAGGCTGCTGGCCGGCGTGACCATCGCGCACGGCGGCGTGCTGCCCAACATCAACCCGGTGCTGCTGCCCAAGAAGACCGCGGAGAAGGAGCCCAAGTCGCCCAAGAAGGCCGCCAAATCCCCCAAGAAGGCCGACAAGAAGGCCTAG
- the LOC125525189 gene encoding uncharacterized protein LOC125525189, translating to MPILCQIFRLLRRPGIAISHDPLRRLSSTSRPLLSFMASAPPYWSPPPLARRGFPLMMVPDLPVRRVSRFPPGSRSMTSGTTLQDMNTIAGKHDASSNIVDISGCDENGRSATNRRSALVASDAEEDDDVLDLGILPKSTHRDGSLYRNTHLWKRDYNVDDPSETRLPDPTDCDIRNGECIRHLPNRVLQIFSLKLAELTVDLGPVELYGYIAVRDYLDTLRNYVVNISRDDPIIVKQGSLIDMAGPKRGIDLISTILVEYDMRIKVGEEERDDYQLIDGVTDIDDLGPWNCALKNRIQGDCGAVDLTIARVDDAVMANIEVVVLEVQSSFDLCLRCFIGGYNEGIRLFNGTIGESRHLKRSVVAVVDGSTLVLKFKVASGPSGSVERCCSFKADMHGLDTREIKTGFGLISVKVTWSTLLTV from the exons ATGCCAATCCTCTGTCAGATTTTTCGTCTCCTCCGGCGACCTGGCATCGCCATCTCTCATGACCCACTGCGCCGCCTCTCCTCTACCTCGCGACCTCTCCTCTCTTTCATGGCCTCTGCCCCGCCTTACTGGTCGCCACCACCGCTTGCACGGCGAGGTTTCCCTCTCATGATGGTTCCAGATCTACCTGTCCGTCGTGTTTCCCG ATTTCCACCTGGATCTCGGAGCATGACTAGTGGGACAACCTTGCAAGATATGAATACTATAGCCGGCAAACATGATGCATCTTCGAATATTGTGGACATCTCTGGTTGTGATGAAAACGGAAGGAGTGCAACCAATAGAAGGAGCGCATTGGTAGCAAGCGATGCCGAAGAAGATGATGATGTACTTGACCTGGGAATTCTTCCAAAAAGCACACACCGTGATGGTTCTTTATACAGGAACACTCATTTGTGGAAAAGGGATTATAATGTTGATGACCCTAGTGAGA CTCGGCTACCAGATCCCACAGATTGCGACATCCGCAATGGAGAATGCATTCGGCATCTACCTAATCGCGTGTTACAAATTTTCTCATTAAAGTTGGCTGAACTTACTGTGGATCTTGGCCCAGTAGAGTTGTATGGATACATAGCAGTGCGAGATTATCTGGATACATTGCGCAATTATGTTGTTAATATAAGCAGGGATGATCCCATCATTGTGAAGCAG GGTTCTCTCATCGACATGGCTGGCCCTAAGCGAGGGATAGATTTGATTTCCACTATTCTAGTGGAATATGACATGCGGATCAAGGTAGGCGAGGAAGAAAGGGATGATTACCAGCTGATTGATGGTGTAACGGACATAGACGACCTGGGcccatggaattgtgcattgaaAAATCGCATCCAAGGCGACTGTGGTGCGGTTGACTTAACCATAGCACGTGTCGATGACGCAGTCATGGCGAATATTGAAGTTGTTGTGTTAGAGGTGCAGAGCAGCTTTGATCTATGCTTGCGTTGTTTTATTGGTGGTTATAACGAAGGAATTCGGCTGTTCAATGGTACAATTGGCGAGTCACGTCATTTAAAGAGGTCTGTGGTTGCTGTAGTGGATGGTTCCACTCTGGTTTTGAAGTTCAAGGTGGCCTCGGGGCCATCTGGTTCAGTGGAACGATGTTGTTCCTTCAAGGCAGACATGCATGGACTTGATACTCGAGAGATAAAGACTGGTTTTGGGTTGATCTCAGTGAAGGTGACTTGGTCGACTTTGCTTACCGTCTAG